The proteins below are encoded in one region of Vibrio sp. ED004:
- a CDS encoding CNNM domain-containing protein: MDDISTGILFALLACLIVISGYFSGSETGMMSLNRYRLKHLANTGHKGAKRVEKLLNRPDRLIGLILIGNNLVNILASAIATILGMRIYGDIGVAIATGTLTLVILVFAEVTPKTIASLFPERVSYASSILLMVLMKVLSPLVILVNFITNGFIRILGVKASHDATDHLSSEELRTVVNEAGSLIPQRHQDMLVSILDLEHVTVNDIMVPRNEITGIDINDDWKSIVRQLTHSPHGRVVLYRDQIDEVVGMLRLREAYRLMLEKNEFNKETLLRAADEIYFIPEATPLNIQLLKFQRNKQRIGLIVDEYGDINGLVTLEDILEEIVGEFTTSIAPSLSEEITPQSDGSFLIEGSANIRDINKGLQWALPTDGPRTLNGLILEHLEDIPESHLSVQVASHPMEIVELEENRIKLVRVFPQIVNG; encoded by the coding sequence TTGGACGACATATCAACGGGTATCTTATTTGCGCTACTCGCGTGTCTCATTGTAATTTCTGGTTATTTCTCTGGTTCTGAAACGGGCATGATGTCCTTGAACCGCTACCGTTTAAAGCACTTGGCCAATACGGGTCATAAAGGTGCCAAACGCGTAGAAAAACTTCTGAACCGCCCAGACAGATTGATTGGCCTCATTCTCATCGGCAACAATCTCGTCAACATTCTTGCATCTGCGATCGCTACTATTCTTGGTATGCGCATCTACGGGGATATCGGTGTGGCTATCGCTACTGGTACCCTGACTCTCGTGATCCTCGTATTCGCCGAGGTAACCCCAAAGACTATCGCTTCTCTATTTCCTGAACGTGTCTCTTACGCCAGTAGCATCCTTTTGATGGTGCTGATGAAGGTACTGTCACCATTGGTGATTTTAGTTAACTTCATTACCAACGGCTTCATTCGTATCTTAGGTGTCAAAGCCAGCCATGATGCAACCGACCACTTAAGCTCAGAAGAGCTCAGAACCGTGGTAAATGAAGCGGGCAGCCTTATTCCCCAGCGTCACCAAGATATGTTGGTGTCGATTCTAGATTTAGAGCACGTGACCGTGAACGACATCATGGTGCCTCGTAATGAAATCACCGGCATCGACATCAATGATGATTGGAAATCGATTGTTCGCCAACTGACTCACTCTCCTCATGGTCGTGTGGTTCTATACCGTGACCAGATAGATGAAGTGGTAGGTATGCTTAGGCTGCGTGAAGCTTACCGTTTAATGCTGGAAAAGAACGAGTTCAATAAAGAGACCCTGCTGCGCGCGGCAGATGAGATCTACTTTATTCCTGAAGCGACACCGCTAAACATTCAGCTACTTAAGTTTCAGCGCAATAAACAGCGCATCGGTTTGATTGTTGATGAGTATGGCGACATCAATGGCTTGGTTACATTAGAAGATATTCTGGAAGAAATTGTTGGTGAGTTTACTACTTCAATTGCACCAAGCTTGTCTGAAGAGATCACGCCACAAAGCGATGGCAGCTTCTTAATTGAAGGCAGCGCCAATATCCGAGACATCAACAAAGGCTTACAGTGGGCATTGCCTACCGACGGTCCAAGAACATTGAATGGTTTGATACTTGAACACCTTGAAGATATTCCAGAGAGTCACCTCAGCGTGCAGGTTGCTAGCCACCCAATGGAGATCGTAGAACTCGAAGAGAACCGTATCAAGCTGGTGCGCGTGTTCCCACAGATCGTTAATGGATAA
- the luxS gene encoding S-ribosylhomocysteine lyase produces MPLLDSFTVDHTRMNAPAVRVAKTMQTPKGDTITVFDLRFTAPNKDILSEKGIHTLEHLYAGFMRNQLNGSDVEIIDISPMGCRTGFYMSLIGTPTEQQVADGWLAAMKDVLKVENQNKIPELNEYQCGTAAMHSLDEAKEIANAIIAAGISVNKNDELALPESMLQELKID; encoded by the coding sequence ATGCCTTTATTAGATAGTTTCACTGTTGATCACACTCGCATGAACGCACCTGCAGTTCGTGTTGCTAAAACAATGCAAACCCCAAAAGGGGATACCATCACGGTATTTGACCTGCGTTTCACTGCGCCAAACAAAGACATCCTATCTGAGAAAGGTATCCATACTCTTGAGCATTTATACGCTGGTTTCATGCGTAATCAATTGAACGGTTCAGATGTAGAGATCATCGATATTTCACCTATGGGTTGTCGTACTGGTTTCTATATGAGCCTAATTGGTACGCCTACAGAGCAACAAGTGGCTGACGGTTGGTTAGCTGCGATGAAAGACGTACTGAAAGTTGAGAACCAGAATAAGATCCCTGAGCTGAACGAATACCAATGTGGTACAGCGGCAATGCACTCTTTGGATGAAGCGAAAGAGATCGCGAATGCAATCATCGCTGCAGGTATCTCTGTAAACAAGAATGACGAACTGGCACTGCCAGAGTCGATGCTCCAAGAGCTTAAAATCGACTAA